The segment CGGCAGCTGGCCGCAAAATGCCTGGAGATCATCAGCGATCCCGAAAAGACCAACAGAATGACCCACCTGGCTAAAAGCGAAGTGGAACGGAAATTCAGCGCAGAAAACTATATAGGCGGAGTGCAAAGGGTATATGACTCATTGGCTGGGAAATAAATTACCTGAAATATTGGAGAACAGGCTGATATGCACCAGATGCAGGTGTAAACTTGCCCCGGTTGCGGGGGCCTATGCCTGTTCAAGCTGCGGCCAAAGTTTTGGAGTAGAGGGAGGAATTCCGGTTTTCTGGGATCATGCAGACAATTTTAAGAAAAGTGAAGCGGAATTCTACGGGCAGGAAGCAAAAAACCCGAGCCTGGCCAGCCTAATCCGTAATTATTATCACAGCAGCAGATACGACGATAAGCTGACGGAGCTTCAGTTCAAATTTCTCAAACCGAACGGCTTGATACTTTCCCTGGGAGGTGGCGACGGCAGCAATAGTGTTATTTATGTCAAAAGAGGCTTCAAGGTGCTAGAAAGCGATTTGGCTCCGGAAATGGCCAAGGCGGCTTCGATCAAATTTACCACTCTGGGCTCCGGAGAGTGGGCGGTGGCTGCGATTGATGCCGAGGCAATTCCCTTCGATGAAGAGACCTTTGATGTTGTTTTTATCTGTGCTGCCCTGCATCAGATGCAGGGGCGGGAAAAGGTTGCGCTGGAAATCGGCAGATGTCTAAAGACAGGAGGCTTTTTGGTGTTAAGCATGGAACCTGCCGCGTGGTTTTATAAGGTGATCAGGCCGCTGGCGGGGTTACTTCAAATCCGTTCAGGGCAATTAGGGCAGCAATCAGTTGGGGATGAAGCAAACCGGGGGGTCAGCTATAGAGACATTCTTGGGTTTTGTGAAACAGCTGGAATAAAACCCAGGGTAGTGAAACCGAAATATTTTCTGACAGGACTGCTATATCACGCCACAGAAGCTGTCTACCGTTTATTG is part of the bacterium genome and harbors:
- a CDS encoding class I SAM-dependent methyltransferase, whose product is MTHWLGNKLPEILENRLICTRCRCKLAPVAGAYACSSCGQSFGVEGGIPVFWDHADNFKKSEAEFYGQEAKNPSLASLIRNYYHSSRYDDKLTELQFKFLKPNGLILSLGGGDGSNSVIYVKRGFKVLESDLAPEMAKAASIKFTTLGSGEWAVAAIDAEAIPFDEETFDVVFICAALHQMQGREKVALEIGRCLKTGGFLVLSMEPAAWFYKVIRPLAGLLQIRSGQLGQQSVGDEANRGVSYRDILGFCETAGIKPRVVKPKYFLTGLLYHATEAVYRLLNAKTRQRLTVRKWELNLCTTLDSIITHIPLINKYPFYWVVVAEKK